The Trichomycterus rosablanca isolate fTriRos1 chromosome 6, fTriRos1.hap1, whole genome shotgun sequence DNA segment cATGAATCCATTAATACATTACAAGACTgtaatggatttatttctctgtaataagtgcagagtaaatgtttcctacgtttttctgttagttttatgacgctccctaacgctTTAGCTGAAGTTAACgcttgatcagcggtttcattttaatctttctttaaataaacacatttaaccttaaaatgattataaaatagtttttgtagtatgtagccTACTTAAATCTGTGTAAGAATTCGTAAAATTTGTACATGTCAAGTGTGTTTTCAACCATTTATATAAATCGGAATGGCGAATGTTAAACGAATGtcgaatataaaactaactttaccgcagtAGTAAACGCTAGCTCAGTATCTTCCTTAGGTTAAATAGCTTTTACAATGCCACTTTATAAAGTGATAATAAGACACATGCCGGGAGTAAAAGACTGatcatacttaaataaataaatgattacatGCACTAGCCTCTCTGTTTTTTCCGCCATTTTGGCCAGTTTCACGTTAAATGGGTTGCATCATCATGTCAGATAATGTTGACAGCTGTAAATGCGGCGCACCGCCTACTGTGTGATGCTATGCCACGTCAAGCTTTTGAATATGATCTTTTTTGCAGTTGTTAAATGGATCTTTTTGATGAATTGTATAGatacaaaatataatataatttcaaTCATAATAcaaaggtgcaaaaacaaaaacattctgTCTACTTAATAGACAGGCAAACACGTTTATGGAGATCTCCGAGCGTCTTTCTTAAACTTTATACTTGTAAATGAATTTTACCTGgaatattaaaacaaataaatattaaagcaaACAATTCACTCGTCACTATTAAGAGGGGAATCCAGATGTAtgaattgtaaataaattctgaaGTAGCGTCTGTGACAAGCAGCAGTGGTGATATTTAAGGTTGTTAGTTCAGCCGAGGAAACATTAATCAGCGTTGTATAAATTTCTGTTAACGCTACCTGTGTTTTATAAAGATCAGTGCTATCACTCTGGCTATtaattactgtttttaatttgctTGGACAAAATTGAACAAATTGTGGGTTTAAATGCAGGGAATACCCTGATTCAGCGGTAAATCCAGCTGCTACATTGCCACACTGACGTTTATTAGTCAAAAAGTTTGCGAAATCAATAAATAGTACTGAACACTGTGACCCTTTGCTTTAATATTTAGAAAAATACATAGAAATACACGTTATTATGAATTTCCCacaattaataaatgtttatattacttTATTACACACATTGTAATATATTTGCAGATATCTAATATATGCAGAAAATAATCGATAAAAGTCCACTTCTGAGAAAATTAATCTAAGGAATGGTCCACTTTTTAGGCGAAGGACAGTCATGTGGTTAATTTCGCATTTTCTATTGGCTGTTCCAGCAGGAGAGGGCGTGTCCAGGCACACGGCGTGGGTTCGTGTATGTGACACAATTACAACAACTTTAATCTGGTGGTAGATAGAAGTTTAAAATTATTTGACATTATTAACTATGGTAATTGTGCACGAAACATTTTATGCATCACAACGCGTGATTATAAGAATGTAAGGAGAGGACCAACTTGCAGGAGAACTCATTTCCCTTAAGGATTTACGGCTGCATTTCGTATATATCGGGCAAAAGTTTGCAAATTTCAGCTGGATTCGTGTTGTTTTGTGGAACTGGTGGATTTAGTCCTTGGTACGCTCGGTGCGAGTCCATGCGATCGTGCCGAGTGTCGCTGGCCGCCACTGCCTGCGCTGCTGCTGCTCGAAGCCTCGGCGCTGCTGGTGATGAGGAAAAGAAAATGGCGGCGGGAAAAGCGAGTGAAACCGAGGAGGACTTTCCTAGGCTGACAGTGCAGGAGAGGGACACTTTAGCTGAAATTGACAGGTCAGAAACGCTGCCTTAAACTTCTCCAAAATCACTGTTGTCGGAAAGAATGTTTTACTTTGCATTAGCAAGCAAAAATGTTGTAAACGACACCGAGCCTTGTGTGTTGTCTTTTCGCTTGCAGCTCACTATTTGGATTTCTGAGGCTTCATGAAGATGGCGCCAGAATGAAGGCCTTGCTGTTAAAGGTAGCTAGCTATCTCGTTATTATTAGCTACCAAAGCCGGTTTTTTTCCACACAGTATCTCTCACAACATATACATACCAGGCATTTTCAGTAGTAGTTCTGGGCCATTGCATTTAACACAGTTTCAGCATTGCAGTGTAAGAACTTTATCCAATCTGCGGCTGCGCAACGTCCTTACTTTCTCCAAATCTTTACATAGCTAGCCTGCTAATTACTTTTGCCCTGCTTCAAAGTGAACTTAGAGCATTACACATAACATTTGTGTTTCCATCCCAGCACCAAACAAGTTTAGAAACTTACAAAAAGTAAGCAAACTAGCCATAGCCTTGATTACTACTCCCTGTACGTTGCTTGCTGTGTAGTTAGCTACCGAGTTGCTAGCTAGCTAACTTCACTTAGGCAGTGCGGCTGTATCACAAACAGTATTGTATTGTACTAAATAGCAGTTGTGTGTAATAAATACAGCTCATGGCGTTTATACTATTTGACACACTAATGTCTGTGTTTTACGGGTTGGAAAGCAACCACAGCTTAATTTTAAGCATGTAAGTTGTATGTTACGTTAGCATACGCGAACGCTACAAACCTCTTTGTTGATGGCATTATCATTAATTGCggttctttaaaaagaaaaccttgtcatctattttatttgtgtgttaACACTTAGATTGTTTATTGCGATTTACGAATTATACGCCTAACCATCTTAGCCAACTGCAACCAACTCATTCAAGGTCCAGGCTAGGATAGCACGGCATATGATAACTATTTAAACCAGGTTATGTAGTTGCAAGTCAACAGTGCTAACCACGATATGCATTTCAGTCTAATATCAGGTGTAAAAACTAAGATGCATGCACTGTAGTTCGTAAAATTTGCATAACTTCTGATGTATTTTAATGGCAATTGTTTGTGCTTCGAATGATATTGCTAGTTGATCAGTTGCTGATGTGATTGGTCTGCGACTGTATAAAATGTTATCAGTGATTATTAACATACCTTGGTTATTTGGCGATTAATCtatatgtacattttattaatttttttactgaACGGCTGGAGGGGGTTTGAGGTGAAAAAATAAACCTGGCTGATATGTATTTAGTAATAATGGCTGCTTGGGTCGGCCCAAGATGGCGGGGTTGGGAGGAGAACTAACGTTAGACTTTAGGAAAAGATCTAAACAACGCTCCAAACTGTAATGTCTTAGCTTTGCTAACATGCACATAAACTATAAATATGTGCCGTGTGTTAATCATACGTGAGTATTCTTGTTGGTAGATGTGCTACCACTCTTAAGCAGGGTTGCATCAATGTGCAATCCGCATTAAAAAGTAATCAAAAGATACTTTTAGCAAGACACAATCTTATTGCTACTTCACACTGGCTCACAgcacttgattttaaaagtggtTTAACTTTTATGTAAACTAAACGGGTCCTACCTCTGTCAGACGTGTAAGGTGTGCATTGAATGAAATATGTTgcaaataacagaaaataactaataaagtcaATTTGGTTTGTGGTTTACCTTTGTTCTTTACCAGGGCTCCTGTATTGGTGTGTGATTATGTGCTCTTAAACATTTTACGTCTGTTACACCTGTGATGTTTTGGTAATTGACTCAGTTACTGTGAGGATGTTATCTGATCGCTTTTGACTTAAAACACTCTTTGAAATGAGTATCACCACAGAAATGCCAATATAGTGAATTTAGGACATCCCTGCTTTCTAATTTACATTGATTTAGGTTTGTCTTCATAGTCTTACACTTGGTTGTCTGTGTAGTATCATGATTTTCAATAATTTATAGTAATCTGTAATGCATATGTAGGTAATATAATGTAGGTTATAACTAAGCCAGAAATGCTCTTTCCTCCTTggtgtaatattttaaaatttgaGGACAGTGCTTACTCAGCATTTTACCTCTTGCTTGCCTTTCACGTTATTTCTGTACGCAATGTCTAAACATCAACTAAATGTGTAATCACAGATAAAATGTACCATACCATAGGATACTGTGCTGTCGAAATGAGGTTTAAAGAGGTAGAAAAGTAGCTTACCTCTCCATATTGGTATGCTTAACAGCTGCTTTATTAAGACCACATATACACCTGCTTATTCATGTAGATATTTAGTCATTGAGTAATATGGCAGCAGTGCAATGCATCAAATTTGTTAATTCAGTTACTTAGAATTAATTTAATTGTGAGTCATGTGGTCTGACTTATTTAAACAATGGATGCTTCTTGGACTCTTGTCAAGAACTAGAATATGTtggcaaccccaaaacattgcTTGATTTGATGTAAATCTTATTTCTAAGGTCAGAATTAGGTGTGACATTGTAAATCCACAGACCCAACTTGTCTTTTCAAATGGTAGGGCATGTGGTGGTGTAATGGTGTGGCTAATGTTTTTCTGGCACATTTTAATAACCTAATAACAATCAAGTTTTTAATTTGGTAGCCCAAGTGTCATAGCTGACAATGTTCATTTCTTTATGGCCACACATTTTCTGTCTTAGAATAGCCATCATAATGTATCATGTTAGAAAGCACAAGTCATCTTTaccttattatttacattaccatttacatttagtgTACTTCAGTCGTAATTGTTACCAGATCTTAATCTGGTctgaatacaatttttattgtttatttaatatttaagtattatacaataACCCTTGGCTCTCCcttacggagccccttaggggtcactaagggaaaaaaaaatatgtgaagacaaaatccgtaccctcggtttagtaatccgtaccctcggtttagtaatccgtaccctcggtttagtaaaccgtacgcacggtttagtaaaccgtacgcacggtttagtaatccgtacgcacggtttagtaatccgtaccctcggtttagtaaaccgtacgcacggtttagtaaaccgtaccctcagtttagtaaaccgtacgcactgatttgtaaactgtactcttAGTTTAAAGTCCGTCTGCGGTCACGCTATCtgacggtaatacagttgcgaagcattgaagaggataaagcatctttttacagcttaatatactatatattagatataatatatatatatatattagggctgtcaaacgattaaaatttttaatcgcgattaatctaagaatttcatatagttaatcgcgattaatcgcattaaataaaatctgtgtaaatgttatagaaaacaaggtattttaagtgaaatgtgaaaagtggacgtttctacacgaagtgagtgtgttttgacccttttggggcttccatagttcatggactagcgtgcttgactccggtattcagtgccgtaacagattgttaataaagtgttttgctcccgacaacttgtgaatataccgtgtatttatttctttattatgcaagtgcatccctacgacgctcagttatattattttaacaaaccgcaaatgaacaacggtggcaagtccgacattaaaacgttggttctaccagtcaagtctcaacatgaactagaatctgcgttaacggcactattatttttaatcgcgttaaattgagattgcgttaatgcgttattatcgcgttaacttcgacagccctaatatatatatacatatatatatatatatatatatatatatatatatatatatatatatatatataaaaattggCAACAAACGCACataacatggtaaaattatgcaaatggtTAATTTACAAATTCCATTAAAACACGTGAAATTGCTATAGGCCAATTTTAAAGGTCTaattaaataagcaaatcaaattgttatcaaatcACCCCATCAGACTCTTGAAGAATACTTCTGcttctacttactgactttatgaggctcagacatttatactgtacatttcattcTAAATTCCTACGGTAAAATAGTCTCaatcacaagatgagtactcgtgttatttatgattgtgggggtggcatttgataacattttgatttgactttttaataagtttgctatcccatcaccccagattactacagtaaaaatgtctgaaatgtattccattaataaaagagttaatgctcttaaagaaaaaagtggagtgatttgataataatttgatttgcttattttaatagacctttcaaattggtctataacaattccacttgttttaatggaattttaaaattaaccatttgcataattttaccatgttatgtgtttttgttgcctatatatatattattatatctaatatatagtatattaagctgtaaaaagatgctttatcctcttcaatgcttcgcaactgtattaccgtaaaacggggtttaggcgcacagtaaaacttgtagcgcagatAGCGTGACCGCGGACGGACTTTAAACTaagagtacagtttacaaatccgtgcgtacggtttactaaactgagggtacggattactaaactgagagtacggattactaaactgagggtacggtttactaaactgagggtacggattactaaactgagggtacggtttactaaactgagggtacggtttactaaaccgagggcacggattactaaactgagggcacggattttgtcttcacattttttttttccttagtgacccctaaggggctccgtacttcctttaacaacaacaaaaaaaaaaagtttgcaatCTCCCATTCATCACTGATGAAGTACACTGTTATATCGTTATACTGAGGTATGACTTCACTGTACAACTGTGAACTGTGTGTACAACAaacacaggtctgttgtagaaaagtagATGACTTTGTATATCTACGCTTCCAGCTTGCTTCTGTGTTGTTGGTATAATGTCGGTATAGCAATTAAACTGAAgtgtaaacattttttttggTACAGACACAGATTAAAACATATACTGTACGTTACCGCTCCACCAATTGTTCCCTGACAAACCGTAGTAACGTCGCTCCATcgatagatttttttttgcaacaCACGTGCCCTGACAGCATTATACAGCATTGTACAGCATTGTACAGCATTatagtgtttgtatttgtgagaacaaaaaaaaaactgccgacacagctcatttctttgctgtttttgtttatttttctgtgaaaaTCTGTGAACACTGTGATGCTAACGCTACCTGTTTAACAAGTGAGCTGTACCTAATCTGCATTTACAGACTACTCTCATTTACCACGGCCGTCAATGGAAAGGCAACCCTCACTGACTAGATATTGGGTCTGTCTCATAACTTAGTAAGCTTTGAAACTCACCATGATTGGGCCGTTACATCATTCGAAAACAGAAGTCGGAAGACACTGTATAAATAACATAGCAGAACACACTTATGTTTTGCAAATTTTGCTTCTTTTTTGAGGGCAATTTTACTGTACATAATTAACTTTTTTAGCGTCTGTGCATGGAACTAAGGGATTGTCATAGACGAAGATTATGTGCACGTCAAATGTCAAGTGCTTTGTTTGCTTCATTTCTTATGATTGTGTACAGTTATTACACAGCATGCACCGACATCTGTAACCGACAAATTATGTGACCTAAGTGGGTACTTTTTTGTGATTTCTATTTATGTGTGCAAGCCTTTTATGCATAATTTGTTATGGGCCTGTTTTTGCTGCGGTTCTCTTGCTTTTAGTTGTAAATCGGGCAGTTTAGTTGTAGGTGGGTATACAACTATGATGGCTCTTGGCCGCTTGCGTCAACATTACTCTGGTGGCGCTAGGACCCCACCTGAGCGCTTGGCTGCTTGACACCCCCCCATTCCCTTAGCCACTTGCGTCACAGGTTCCTTTGTTTCTGACCAGCAAAATTATGGTGTCTGGACTATTTATCTGGCTGAAAAAAGTGATTTTTGTGATGGAAGTGCAGCATTCCTCATGTAATGGCACATGTTCTGGTACCTTCTTGCTTATGAGACTTTGCTGGGAGATACAGCAAAACTTCTTGCAATAGCACATATGTATGTACCATCCTGAAGGAGCTGGACTACATATTCAACCTGGATGAGCGAGAGATACTTCCTCATGCAACCAGTAAGTGACAAAGACATTAACAAAACCAAAGAATAATCAGTCAGGAAAGATTGAAAAAAATTGGAGCCATCGTTTGCAAAATCTTTTTTTCCTGCTGTTGCATCTCCAAAGCACCTGTTGTTACTTTCATTTACACCAAACCAGGTGAAATTGATTATCAATCGCTTATTCTTCATAACTGGTCAGACTGATATACCTGAAGTTTAATggacttctatattgttttgaCCATTACAACTATTTTTGTGACAGAATCTGTGCATTAACCCCATATAAAGTTTAGTTGTTCTAGTAGTATTTTCCAGACATTTGCTTAGTTGCATCTTACTGCAAAAGCCATGATTTGCAAAGATCAGATAAGTCTCG contains these protein-coding regions:
- the LOC134317000 gene encoding lysine-specific demethylase 6A-like; this translates as MRSCRVSLAATACAAAARSLGAAGDEEKKMAAGKASETEEDFPRLTVQERDTLAEIDSSLFGFLRLHEDGARMKALLLKIFISLEKLLTLGFEVVHQVTQLPKTIKIIFCGRIYNMEGCHQFLETVTGHE